The genome window TCAGTTGGTTGCTTTTGATTTTACCTATGACATTCTGATCCGTCAGGATCAATTGAAAGAAGCATTCAATTTCGCGGTTAAGCTGCCTAATGTGCATTTTGTGCTGGACCACATTGCCAAACCCTTGATCAAAAACGGCGAAATGCAGCCCTGGGCAACGGATATTCTCGAGCTCGCAGAACTTTCCAATGTAAGCTGTAAAGTGTCCGGAATAGTTACCGAAGCCGATTGGAAAAACTGGGAAAAAGCAGATTTCCGGCCTTACCTGGATGTTGTTTTCGAAGCATTCGGAACGGACAGATTAATCTATGGTTCCGACTGGCCGGTCTGCCTCGTTGCAGCTGAGTATGAGGGTGCAAAGGGCATTTTGACCGACTATCTGAGCATGTTTTCAGATTCGGAATTGCAGAAAGTGATGGGTAAAAATGCAGTGGAATTTTATAGTCTTGATGTTTGATTTATGAAAAAATACTGTCTTGCGGTGGATATGGTGAATGATCCGGTGATGATTGCCGAGTATGAACAATATCACAAAAAAGCCAGGCCTGAAATTGAAAAAAGCATCCTGGATGCCGGGATCACCCAAATGGAGATTTACCGGATCGGGGAGCGCCTTTTCATGATCATGGAAACGGAAGACGATTTTAGTTTTGAAAATAAAGCCCGGATGGACGCCGCCAATGCGCAGGTCCAGGAATGGGAACAGCTCATGTGGAAGTATCAAAAAGCCCTTCCATCCGCCAAACCAGGCGAAAAATGGGTGTTAATGGATAAAATATTTGCCCTCAAATAAAAAAGAAGAAGGAAAGATTGGTGACTTAGCGTTCTGAATGGTTTGAGTAAATTAATTTATCTGTTACTAATTGCCAGTTTGTCTTGCACATTGTTTTCTTCCCGGCCGCGCAAGCCTGTGGAAATCAAAGTGATGAGCTTTAACATCCGCCATGGGCTGAACCGGAGCGAGGAATCGAACCTGAGGGATATCTTAAAAATTATCAAGGAGCATAAGCCGGACCTGATCGCCCTGCAAGCGGTTGATAGCCTGGTTGGTGATGGGAAAGTGCAGTTTCAGCTCCGGCAAATTGCCGTTCAGACGGGGATGCATTATTTATATGGTGTTGCGGACAAGTCTGAAAACGGCTCGCAGGGCGTAGGAATTTTGTCGACCTGGGAATTTGAAAAAACACAAACCATTGACCTGCCGAAAACAGCAGGCGCGGATCCCAAAGTGCTGTTGTGTGGATTGGTAAAACCAGCGAGAGGACTCACATTCCGGTTTTGTAATGCACGGTTAGAGTACGCCTCGGTTATGGACAGGGCTTTGCAGGCAGCCTATATTAATCAAATGCTCGTCAACAGCATCCAGCCTGTGCTTTTAGGCATGGATATGGGTGCGCGACCGAATGAACAGCCTTATTTTTCTTTCCGGAAAAACTGGCAGGATGCCGCGCAGGGTTCACAGCTGGAAACCTGGAACGAGGGACTGCCCGGCGACCGGCTCGACTATATTTTTGCTTTGCTGAATAATAAAGTAAGGATAAGAAATTACAAGGTAATCAGGAATTACCCGCTGGTTTCGGACCACTACCCCATACTTGCCACCATTGAATTTTGGTAAAAATGAATCACTCGGATTTGAAAATCGGATTGTTTATCCCCTGTTATGTCGATCAGTTTTATCCGCAGGTGGGTATAGCAACGCTCGAACTGCTTGAAAAACTGGGCTGTAATGTAACATTCCCGTTGAGCCAGACGTGCTGCGGGCAGCCAATGGCCAACTCAGGTTTCGAACATTTGACAAAGGATTGCGACAGGTTATTTTATAATCAATTCGCTGATTGTGATTATGTTGTGTCACCGTCCGGAAGCTGCGTGCTGCACATTAAGGATCATTTGAAGGTGGAAAACAAACCGGATGAGTCCAAGGTGTTGCGTAAGAAAGTGTACGAGCTGGTGGAGTTTATCGTCGATATTTTAAAAGTTGATTTTATCGAAGCAGAATTTCCGCACCGCGTGGGCTTGCACCAGGGTTGTCACGGCCAGCGTGGGCTGCATTTATCACAAATGTCGGAGTTGAATGCAGCGCCGTTTTCCAAACCGGTTTCACTGTTGAAAAATGTCAGAGGATTGGAATTGGTTGACCTGGACAGGCCGGATGAATGCTGTGGTTTTGGCGGGACTTTTTGCGTGAGTGAAGAAGCTGTTTCTGTGAAAATGGGTAAAGACCGCGTTTCAGACCACATTCGCCATCATGCCGAATACATTACGGGGTCAGATATGAGCTGTCTTTTGCATTTGGAAGGAATTTTGAAAAGAAGCAAAAGCAATGTGCAGGTGAAGCATATCGCAGAGATTCTGAACAACGCCGTAAAAAAACAAATGCCGATCCCCGCATAGGAACCGGCATTTACAAAGTTTATGGGTGGCGCGTCGCAAAGGAGGGTTTGCAGGCTTGCCAAAGAGGCACAGAATCTGAGAAGCGCTTTGTTGTTAGTTGATAGAAGAAACAACGCGGCTCGTTGTAGTCAGAATATCAAACGATTGTGTAGCCTTCTCTTTACCGTCCGTGATTTCGAATGTGTAAGTTCCATCCATCAAAGTCGATAAGTCGAAATATTTCAAATAGCTGTTGTCAACGCGTCTGTTTTCTGAAAAAAGAACATTGTTATCAGTATCCAAAATGCGAACTGCTACATTTTTAGAAACTGGATTATTATATGAAACGCGGAATTGCATTGGTTTGATCTGAAGAACAGTCAGTTTGTTAGAAACTGTTTCCGTTTTTTCAGTTGCGATGGCGGTTTGTGCATGAACTGTCAATGCTGAACCTGATAAAAGCAAGCCAGTCAAGGCTGCGATGAGAAGCGTGTTTTTAGTTTTCATAAGAGTGAAAATTTAATTGTGTCTAAAAAAAGTTAAACTAAACTTGTTTCAAACTCCGATGCCCTGATCGAATAACTTTGTGATTCAAAAGTATAAGATATTGCATTACAATAAAATAGCTTTTTTGGGTTAAGTAAAAAGTTGTTTATTAAACAAATAGCAAACTTGGAATAGTGCAATGAATGTGAAAAGTACAATTCTTATTCTTTATAAAATACCATTATCAAATTGTTAAGCAAATTATGTCTAAGGCGATAATTGAGCATTCGGTGGCTTCGGAGACCTTTAATAAGGACGAGCCCTATGTAGATTGGCATGATGAGACGCTCTGGTTTGTGCGCCAGAAAAGGGATAAATCCTCGAAATTATTGCCGGAATGGGAGCAATTGCGGGAAACGGCGTCGGGCATTAAGAATTATGTCCTGTCGCATATGGATGAGCTGCTCATTGCTTTTGAACAAAAGGCGAAAGAAAACGGCATCCACATTCACTGGGCCGCTGACGCTGCGGAGCATAACGAGATCGTCCTCAATCTTTTGAAGCAAAATAATATCGACAAGATGGTAAAAAGCAAGTCCATGCTGACCGAGGAATGTCATATGAACGAGTTTTTGTCTAAGAGCGGGATTGAGGTCATCGACACGGACCTGGGCGAGCGGATTGTGCAGCTAAGGAATGAGCCGCCGAGCCACATTGTGCTTCCCGCAATACATTTGAAAAAGAAAGACATCGGCGACCTTTTCCACGAGCATTTAGGAACAGAAGCCGGCGCCACGGATCCGCAATATCTAACAGAAGCTGCCCGGCAACATTTGCGCGACAAGTTTTTGACCAGAAGAGCAGCATTAACGGGCGTAAACTTCGCCATCGCCGAAACCGGCGGTTTTGTGGTTTCCACCAATGAAGGAAATGCAGATATGGGCGCACATCTGGCCGACATTCATATCGCCAGCATGGGTTTTGAAAAAATAATCCCGAAACAAAAAGACCTCGCCGTTTTTCTGAGGCTTTTGGCAAGAAGTGCAACCGGCCAGCCCATCACCACTTACAGCAGCCATTTCAAAAAACCACGAGAAGGTCAGGAAATGCACATTATCATTGTCGATAATGGCCGCACGACTCAATTAGGACGCGCCGATTTCAGAAATTCACTCAAATGCATTCGCTGCGGCGCGTGTATGAACACTTGTCCGGTTTACCGCAGAAGCGGCGGGCACAGTTACCACAATGCCGTTGCAGGCCCGATCGGATCGATCCTCGCGCCAAATCTGGATATGACCAAGAATGCGGATCTGCCTTTTGCAAGCACATTATGCGGCAGCTGTTCCAATGTTTGCCCTGTTAAAATTGACATTCATGATCAGCTCTATAAATGGCGGCAGGTTTTGGTAAAAGGCGGGCATGTGCCGCAAGCGAAGGAACTGGGCATTAAGGCCATGTCTGTGGTTTTGTCTCAGCCGAGGTTTTATCAATGGTCGGGCAGATTAGGGCGCTCCCTGATGCGTACAATCCCTTTTGTAGTGAATAATGGAATGAATCCCTGGTTCAAACAACGCGAAATGCCCGAGCCGCCTAAGGAAAGTTTCCGCGACTGGTATATCCGAAATCGAAAAGAATAATACAATGACCTCACGGGAAAAAATATTGCAGCAAATAAAACTGAATAAGCCAGCCGAAACGCCGTTTCCGGAAACCACGCGTTTTGACAGTTTATATGAAAATACAGAAGAGAAGTTTATAGAAACGCTCACCGCAATTTACACCGAAGTAATCGTGGTGAAGGATTTAGCGGAGCTTGCACGGAAGGCCGACGAGCTTTACGCTTCCGTTGCGAACCGTGCAACCACCATTCCAGCATTGAGCAACTGGGCCGATTTTAGTCTCAATAACCCGGACCCGCACGCATTGGAGTTGATTGAAATTGCAATCCTGCAAGCGGAATTTGGTGTGGCTGAAAACGGTGCGATCTGGATTTCGGACGCGCATTTGCCGCATCGTGCTTTGCCTTTTATCACGCAAAATCTGGCCTTTGTTATTCCACGAAAAGCGATTGTGAACAACATGCACGACGCATATGAGCGCCTGACCGAGACCACGGGTTGGGGTTGTTTTATTTCCGGACCTTCCAAAACGGCTGACATTGAGCAATCGCTCGTCATAGGTGCACATGGCGCGAGAAGTTTGGTTATCTTTCTGCTGGAAGAAGCCTGATATGCAGTGGATAATGTAGCAACCGGAGGAAAAAATTGCGTAAAAACGGCTTCCCGCCCATTCTTTCTTCTATTTTTGCAAATACAAGATTCATCCATATGCCCAAAATAATTGTTGCGATTGATGGCTATTCCAGTTGTGGCAAAAGCACAACTGCGAAACTGGTTGCAAAGCAGCTGAACTATCCCTATATCGACACCGGTGCTATGTATCGGGCTGTTACACTGTATTTTATACAAAATCACGTCAGCCTTACCAATCCCAAAGAAACTGAAACAGCGCTGAGCAACATTCACATTTCCTTCCGCAGGCATGCCGAACTGGGGCGTAACGACACTTACCTGAACGGGCTCAATGTCGAAGATGAAATCCGCAAAATGTATGTTTCCGAAAAGGTAAGCGATGTGAGTGCGATCGCGGAAGTAAGGCATGCTTTGGTGGCGCAGCAACAGCGCATGGGCAAAACCAAAGGTATTGTTATGGATGGCCGGGACATCGGGACCGTTGTTTTTCCGCAAGCGGAATTAAAGATTTTCATGACCGCTGATCCGCTGATCCGCGCGCAAAGAAGGCAACTTGAATTACTAGAAAAAGGAGAGCTGATAGGACTGCCGGAAATTGCCGAAAATTTGAGAATGCGCGATCACATTGATACTACCCGTGCAGAAAGTCCGCTGAGGCAAGCAGCAGATGCTGTTTACATTGATAATTCCCTGATGACGCTGGACGAGCAGGTTGAAATGGTTGTCAGGCTGGCCGATGAGCAGATCGGGCTGTCACTTCGCCGGAGAGCGAGCCGGGCCTGATATGGAAGAGCACGATTATGACTATCTGATTGTTGGACAAGGCATTGCGGGTACTTCGCTGGCCATGCATTTGTTGGATCTTGGTAAAAAGATCTTAATAGTAAACGATTCGCAAGCACCTTCTTCCTCAAAAGTAGCGGCGGGGATATTTAATCCTTTAACCGGTAAAAAGCTGGTAAAAACCTGGCTCGCGGACGACCTCTTTCCCTATGCGAAGGGCTTCTACGGTTATCTTGAAGCAATATTTGGTGAGAAATTTGTGCATCCCGCACCTATTTATCGACCATTCCGCTCTATAGCCGAACAAAACACTTATCTCGCCCAGACAGCCGATCCGAAAATCGCTTCCTATATAAAGCAGGACGGAGATTCCGCCGATTTATCCGATTACATCCATGCCGGTTATGGTGGTTTAGAAGTGATCCGGTCTGGCTGGATCGACCTGCCTGTGTTATTGGACCAAAGCAAAAATTATTTTCTGGAATACGGAATGCTTGTTGATGAAGCGTTCGATATCAATGCGTTGTCTGTTTCAACGGATGGGATTGTTTGGAAAGACAAGACATTTGGAAAGCTGGTTTTATGTCAGGGATTCAAGGCTTTGGAAAACGACTTTTTCAACTGGCTTCCTTTTACGCCGGTAAAAGGGCAAATCCTGGAAATTGAAACGGAAGTTCCCTTGCAAGATTACATTGTGAACCAGGGAATTTTCATGTTTCCGGTGGCTGACAAAGTGAGCCGGGTAGGAGCCACTTATTCCTGGGATCCGCTGGATTGGGAGCCCACAGAAGAAGCCACTGCTGAACTGAAAGAAAAGCTAACTGCGCTGCTGAAAATACCGTATCAAATTCGCTCGGAAGTGGCGGGCATCAGACCGTCTGTAAGGGATCGCAGGCCGTTGATCGGCGTGCATCCTGCATACCATAATGTTGCTATTTTCAATGGATTAGGCACGAAGGGTGTTACGCTGGCGCCATTTTTTGCAAATGAGCTCGCCCAACATTTGGAAAACGGTAAAGAATTGAATCCGCTAGTTAATATTCAGCGGTATTTTTCGTTATATTTCCGTTGAAGTCAGCCTTAGCACTATGAGCATAAAATCTATATACAAGTTAACCTTTTCGGTCGGTCTTTTAGCGGTTTTAGGATTATTTACCGAATCAGTAGCGCAACGCTACCCCTCCCAGGAAACATTTGGAAAGAACAGGGTTCAGTACAAGACCTTTAACTGGAAAATATTCAGAACAACCAATTTCGAAATCTATCATTACCAGGGCGGAACTGCGCTTGCCAAGCTGACTGCGCAATATGCTGAAAGTGAATTTGATAAGATCACCGATATCCTGGGCTGGACTCCTTACAGCCGTGTAAAAATCTTTCTTTACAATTCTCCTGCCGAGTTGGAACAGAGCAACATGGGGCTGTCTACATTGGATAACCTTAATGAGCAGAAACTGGATCTTTCCCAGTCACGGGTGGAAGTTGCATACACTGGAAACCAGGTTACATTTCGCCAGAAACTGGTAAAAGACATTAGCCTATTGTTTGTTTACGACATGCTTTATGGCGGAAATATGAAGGAAGCGCTGCAAAGTTCATTACTGCTGACGCTGCCAGAATGGTTCATGTCAGGAACTGCGGCATACATTGCAGAGGGCTGGTCGCCGGAATTGAATGATTACATGCGTGATTTTTTCAAAAACCGCAATGTGCGTAAGCCGACATTAATGACTGGCAATGACGCTACACTGATCGGTCACTCCATCTGGAATTACATTGCTGAACGCTACGGAAAAGACAAGATTTCAGATATCCTGAACCTTACCCGCATTATCAGAACCGAGCAAACCAGCATTACCAGCACTTTGGGGATCCAGTCTTACAACCGTTTTCTACGTGATTGGAAAGCATATTATTTAAACCAAAACAAAAACGCCGAGCAGTTTTACGCTGATCCGGCTCCAACCTGGAAATATAAGCTGAATGAATTCGGCGTTTCCGATGCAAGCGCCGTAATTAAGGTGTCTCCGGATAAGAAATTTACGGCCGTTAGTGAGATCAAGAATGGTCGTTACAGGGTTTATTTGTTTGATAGTGAGACCGGTAGCAAGAAAATCGTTCGTCAGGGCAAGCTTGATTTCATAGGCGGAAGGGTGAAAACGCAGCCACCGCTTTTAGGCTGGTCCCGGAATAACGTGTTATCGATCCTGGCTACTGAAAATGACCGCAAGAATTTTTATCAGTATGAAAACCTGGGCACGAAAAAGGTCAAGGTGAAGCTGAAACGCAATATTCGTGGTCTGGATCAGATTGTGGATATGGATGTTTCGCATGACGGAACAATGCTTGCCGTAAGTGCGGATAAGGGCGGACAAAATGACCTTTATCTGATCAGCGTTGCGCGGGCTTCTGCATTGCCATTAACAAGTGATCTTTACGATGATCTTTCCCCACGTTTCGTGCAAGGATCGTCGCGTAGGGTGGTTTTCTCTTCCAACCGGTCGGTGGATTCGCTGGGAACCGGCGATAAGGGAAATTACAAATCAATTTCGGGCTCGTTTACGATTTTCGAGCATGATGGAACGCCCAAGTCGGACAATCTGCTGAAACTCGTTCAGGCGGACGGAAAAACCAAGATATTGCCGGTTTACGCGGACGAAAATGACATTGTATACATTTCGAATGAGAAAGGCGTAAGCAACCTTTTTAAATTTAACCGTGCAAGCAATACAAATTCCCAGCTCACCAACTACATTCAAGGCATCAGAAATGCGGATTTGACAACCAAGTCGGGTGGAGGATTGGCTTACACTTATTTGAACGACGGTTATTACACAGCGGCTTTCAAAAATGGTTTTGATATCAATGCAACGGTAAACACACCGGCATTGACCAATGGTGCTGCGGCTGCTGCCCCGGCTGGAACATCAGCTGCTGGTACAACAACGGCCCAGAAAGCAGATTCGGCACAGCAGGCAAAACCTGCGGGAACGCCTAAAATCGCTCTGAAAGAAGGCGAAGTGGATACGGATAATTACGAATTTGACGAGGACGTTCTGAAAGCTTTCGAATCAAAACAGCGCCGGGGAACATTCCCGACATCGCCAAGCACATTGTCGAGGTCGAAAGCGACAAGGGAGAACATTGCTATCAAAGGGCCATATCCTTACAAAGGATTATTCATTACTAATGACGCCAATTCCGACTGGCGCATCGACCCGATCAGGGGATTTGGTTACGCTCAGTCCATTTCGATGAATGATCTGCTTGAAAACCATGTCATTAAAGCAGGACTTTTCATTTCCTCGAATTTCCGCAACAGCGATCTTTTTGCAGAATATAATAACAATACTTACCGCATTGATTTTGGGCTGCGTATAGATAGAAAGAGCCTTTACGTTGATTCTGAGGGAGCGCCGCAGAAATACCGGTTTAACCAGCTGATGTTTACGGCATCCTATCCATTTTCGACGACAAGCCGCTTCTCGCTTTCCCCGATGTTCAGCTCTAC of Dyadobacter chenhuakuii contains these proteins:
- a CDS encoding amidohydrolase family protein, with amino-acid sequence MVIDAHQHFWIFDAERDAWITPEMQAIRKNFLPEDLRPVLKENRVDGCVAVQASQSRSETEFLLQLAEANDFIKGVVGWVDLQAEDLYDQLEKYSQFEKLRGFRHVVQGEAEGFMLQPAFIKGVGQLVAFDFTYDILIRQDQLKEAFNFAVKLPNVHFVLDHIAKPLIKNGEMQPWATDILELAELSNVSCKVSGIVTEADWKNWEKADFRPYLDVVFEAFGTDRLIYGSDWPVCLVAAEYEGAKGILTDYLSMFSDSELQKVMGKNAVEFYSLDV
- a CDS encoding L-rhamnose mutarotase, which gives rise to MKKYCLAVDMVNDPVMIAEYEQYHKKARPEIEKSILDAGITQMEIYRIGERLFMIMETEDDFSFENKARMDAANAQVQEWEQLMWKYQKALPSAKPGEKWVLMDKIFALK
- a CDS encoding endonuclease/exonuclease/phosphatase family protein, translating into MSKLIYLLLIASLSCTLFSSRPRKPVEIKVMSFNIRHGLNRSEESNLRDILKIIKEHKPDLIALQAVDSLVGDGKVQFQLRQIAVQTGMHYLYGVADKSENGSQGVGILSTWEFEKTQTIDLPKTAGADPKVLLCGLVKPARGLTFRFCNARLEYASVMDRALQAAYINQMLVNSIQPVLLGMDMGARPNEQPYFSFRKNWQDAAQGSQLETWNEGLPGDRLDYIFALLNNKVRIRNYKVIRNYPLVSDHYPILATIEFW
- a CDS encoding (Fe-S)-binding protein; the encoded protein is MNHSDLKIGLFIPCYVDQFYPQVGIATLELLEKLGCNVTFPLSQTCCGQPMANSGFEHLTKDCDRLFYNQFADCDYVVSPSGSCVLHIKDHLKVENKPDESKVLRKKVYELVEFIVDILKVDFIEAEFPHRVGLHQGCHGQRGLHLSQMSELNAAPFSKPVSLLKNVRGLELVDLDRPDECCGFGGTFCVSEEAVSVKMGKDRVSDHIRHHAEYITGSDMSCLLHLEGILKRSKSNVQVKHIAEILNNAVKKQMPIPA
- a CDS encoding lactate utilization protein B, which encodes MSKAIIEHSVASETFNKDEPYVDWHDETLWFVRQKRDKSSKLLPEWEQLRETASGIKNYVLSHMDELLIAFEQKAKENGIHIHWAADAAEHNEIVLNLLKQNNIDKMVKSKSMLTEECHMNEFLSKSGIEVIDTDLGERIVQLRNEPPSHIVLPAIHLKKKDIGDLFHEHLGTEAGATDPQYLTEAARQHLRDKFLTRRAALTGVNFAIAETGGFVVSTNEGNADMGAHLADIHIASMGFEKIIPKQKDLAVFLRLLARSATGQPITTYSSHFKKPREGQEMHIIIVDNGRTTQLGRADFRNSLKCIRCGACMNTCPVYRRSGGHSYHNAVAGPIGSILAPNLDMTKNADLPFASTLCGSCSNVCPVKIDIHDQLYKWRQVLVKGGHVPQAKELGIKAMSVVLSQPRFYQWSGRLGRSLMRTIPFVVNNGMNPWFKQREMPEPPKESFRDWYIRNRKE
- a CDS encoding LutC/YkgG family protein — its product is MTSREKILQQIKLNKPAETPFPETTRFDSLYENTEEKFIETLTAIYTEVIVVKDLAELARKADELYASVANRATTIPALSNWADFSLNNPDPHALELIEIAILQAEFGVAENGAIWISDAHLPHRALPFITQNLAFVIPRKAIVNNMHDAYERLTETTGWGCFISGPSKTADIEQSLVIGAHGARSLVIFLLEEA
- the cmk gene encoding (d)CMP kinase, giving the protein MPKIIVAIDGYSSCGKSTTAKLVAKQLNYPYIDTGAMYRAVTLYFIQNHVSLTNPKETETALSNIHISFRRHAELGRNDTYLNGLNVEDEIRKMYVSEKVSDVSAIAEVRHALVAQQQRMGKTKGIVMDGRDIGTVVFPQAELKIFMTADPLIRAQRRQLELLEKGELIGLPEIAENLRMRDHIDTTRAESPLRQAADAVYIDNSLMTLDEQVEMVVRLADEQIGLSLRRRASRA
- a CDS encoding NAD(P)/FAD-dependent oxidoreductase translates to MEEHDYDYLIVGQGIAGTSLAMHLLDLGKKILIVNDSQAPSSSKVAAGIFNPLTGKKLVKTWLADDLFPYAKGFYGYLEAIFGEKFVHPAPIYRPFRSIAEQNTYLAQTADPKIASYIKQDGDSADLSDYIHAGYGGLEVIRSGWIDLPVLLDQSKNYFLEYGMLVDEAFDINALSVSTDGIVWKDKTFGKLVLCQGFKALENDFFNWLPFTPVKGQILEIETEVPLQDYIVNQGIFMFPVADKVSRVGATYSWDPLDWEPTEEATAELKEKLTALLKIPYQIRSEVAGIRPSVRDRRPLIGVHPAYHNVAIFNGLGTKGVTLAPFFANELAQHLENGKELNPLVNIQRYFSLYFR